Proteins encoded in a region of the Paenibacillus pedocola genome:
- a CDS encoding winged helix-turn-helix transcriptional regulator → MKSIDLCPKLQKSMDIIGRRWTGLIIYQLLQGPQRFSTIEAALPVSGRLLSERLKELEQEGIVLREVFPETPVRIQYSLTDKGRGLESVIRDLEKWSESWIDSGDCGPETVPPH, encoded by the coding sequence ATGAAATCCATAGACCTGTGTCCAAAGTTACAGAAAAGCATGGATATTATCGGCAGACGCTGGACGGGCTTAATCATCTATCAGCTTCTCCAGGGACCGCAGCGCTTCAGTACCATTGAGGCGGCGCTGCCCGTCAGCGGCAGACTTCTGTCTGAGCGGCTGAAGGAGCTGGAGCAGGAGGGCATCGTCCTCCGCGAAGTTTTTCCCGAGACACCTGTAAGAATTCAATATTCCCTGACAGATAAAGGCCGGGGGCTGGAATCGGTGATCCGCGATCTGGAAAAGTGGTCTGAATCATGGATTGATTCCGGCGACTGCGGTCCTGAAACGGTTCCACCGCATTAA
- a CDS encoding YqkE family protein codes for MAKKKKTASAPRPAAADAPATLKDLLSSDVLNKLKAQSDALKAEENDKKEAARKAVEDQRKAEQKRLENDFAHLLENSSQDWHKFK; via the coding sequence ATGGCTAAAAAGAAGAAGACCGCAAGTGCTCCGCGTCCCGCTGCTGCGGATGCTCCGGCTACACTTAAGGACCTGCTGAGCAGCGATGTGCTGAACAAGCTGAAGGCGCAGTCCGATGCGCTCAAGGCCGAAGAAAATGACAAAAAGGAAGCGGCCCGTAAGGCCGTGGAGGATCAGCGCAAGGCCGAGCAGAAGCGGCTGGAGAATGATTTTGCGCATCTGCTGGAGAACAGCAGCCAGGACTGG